From one Agathobaculum sp. NTUH-O15-33 genomic stretch:
- a CDS encoding polysaccharide deacetylase family protein encodes MELGYRRVITQAICAVLILCGLIGAGRLWDGRAQMAFGEADGVRLPILMYHSILKDGARQGKYVLHPDALASDLDYLKKEGYETITVNDLLAYVGEGTPLPDKPVMITFDDGYYNNYVYAYPLLQERGMRAVVSIIGSQTALYTENGQENAYWSHLKLTHLGEMDDVFEVQNHSWNLHEYGERRGCLRRRGEDQVGYASFLRQDTEATQQLLIEAGLPEPTCYTYPFGACSDESEKVLKDMGFQCTLGCEERVNTVTRDPDCLYEMGRFNRPAGVSTDTFMEKLKKE; translated from the coding sequence TTGGAACTCGGTTATCGGCGCGTAATCACGCAAGCGATATGCGCGGTGCTTATTCTGTGCGGGCTGATCGGCGCGGGCAGACTGTGGGATGGCCGCGCGCAAATGGCGTTTGGAGAAGCGGATGGGGTGCGCCTGCCGATCCTGATGTATCACAGTATATTAAAGGACGGCGCGCGGCAGGGCAAATATGTGCTGCATCCGGATGCGCTGGCGTCCGATCTGGACTATTTGAAAAAAGAGGGCTATGAGACCATCACCGTGAACGATCTGCTCGCCTATGTGGGGGAGGGAACGCCGCTGCCCGACAAGCCGGTCATGATCACCTTTGACGATGGGTATTATAACAACTATGTCTATGCCTATCCGCTGCTGCAGGAGCGCGGCATGCGCGCGGTGGTTTCGATCATCGGCAGCCAGACCGCGCTGTATACGGAGAACGGACAGGAAAACGCCTATTGGTCCCATCTGAAGCTGACGCACCTCGGTGAGATGGACGATGTGTTTGAGGTGCAGAACCACTCTTGGAATTTGCACGAATACGGCGAGCGGCGCGGCTGTTTGCGCCGCCGCGGCGAGGATCAGGTGGGTTACGCCAGCTTTCTACGGCAGGATACCGAGGCGACCCAGCAACTGCTGATTGAGGCCGGACTGCCCGAACCGACCTGCTATACCTATCCCTTTGGCGCGTGTTCGGACGAGAGCGAGAAGGTCCTAAAGGATATGGGCTTTCAGTGCACGCTGGGCTGCGAGGAACGGGTGAACACCGTGACGCGGGACCCGGATTGCCTTTACGAAATGGGCCGCTTCAACCGCCCGGCCGGCGTGAGCACGGATACCTTTATGGAAAAGCTGAAAAAGGAGTGA
- a CDS encoding PRC-barrel domain-containing protein: MECMRFSELHCREVINLCDGARLGEVCDLIFDPACGSITAIVVPGRGGLLSMFSREDCVIPWNCIETMGEDYILVRWREGPPPRPRH, from the coding sequence ATGGAGTGTATGCGGTTTTCCGAGCTGCACTGCCGCGAAGTGATTAACTTGTGCGACGGCGCGCGGCTGGGCGAGGTTTGCGACCTGATCTTTGACCCCGCGTGCGGCAGCATCACCGCGATCGTCGTGCCCGGACGCGGCGGGCTGCTCAGCATGTTCAGCAGGGAAGACTGCGTGATCCCCTGGAACTGCATCGAAACCATGGGCGAGGATTATATCCTTGTCCGCTGGCGCGAAGGCCCGCCGCCGCGGCCGAGACATTAA
- a CDS encoding sulfatase family protein: protein MPKNILLLMTDQQRADYVGYAPGGKAVMPNLGRIAREGGWFSGCQTVNPICTPARTSLITGRYSRQIGTLTMSGDLFPQIPTVMQALQKAGYVTYGIGKFHYTQTHPWNTPRGMGMPLYAMREQMKAYGYDFVWETGGKQQLDKCYDHYAKYLDDRGLLDAVRDFMTACGGANGDTADHNYDKALPWAFEEADYVDVVTGRVAAERLREHDPAKPFFMKVSFCGPHKPYEAPQRYLDLFPMQRVDDFLLPDGQSLTGAQKEALWRQRRAARAMLRLIDDQIGMLLSILEERDMLEDTLLLFTSDHGDMLGDHFMLQKGVPWRQALNVPLAIRLPGAAPIGENTAPVELSDLAATMLDYAGLAPAQALSRSWPAYNDIIPSRSLLPVLRGETDAVRAFAFSECDFTEERAPGVTAGSGDAQPRRARPLKRVAMYYHPWKQIYQVSGLPAGRSACRRVLRSAARPGRNEKPYRGPRVPRAGRRGAAAPAIHGRPLSARAKNVGRRFLALLSLPLLLFPSIRAKPRRTKRSAGALRVFARLTRGVRGALGKHAAGRVHKFGFTGGEKGAYGVTVKI, encoded by the coding sequence ATGCCGAAAAACATTTTGCTGCTGATGACCGACCAGCAGCGCGCGGACTACGTCGGTTATGCGCCGGGCGGCAAAGCGGTCATGCCGAACCTCGGCCGGATTGCGCGCGAGGGCGGCTGGTTCTCCGGCTGCCAGACGGTAAACCCGATCTGCACGCCCGCGCGCACTTCGCTGATTACCGGGCGGTACAGCCGTCAGATCGGCACGCTGACCATGTCGGGCGATCTGTTCCCCCAGATCCCCACGGTGATGCAGGCGCTGCAAAAGGCGGGCTATGTGACGTATGGGATCGGAAAATTCCACTATACGCAAACGCACCCGTGGAACACGCCGCGCGGCATGGGCATGCCGCTTTATGCGATGCGGGAACAGATGAAGGCGTACGGGTATGACTTCGTATGGGAAACGGGCGGCAAGCAGCAGCTGGATAAATGCTATGACCACTATGCCAAATACTTGGATGATAGGGGCTTATTGGACGCGGTGCGCGATTTTATGACCGCGTGCGGCGGCGCCAACGGCGATACCGCCGACCACAATTACGACAAGGCGCTGCCTTGGGCGTTTGAGGAAGCGGATTATGTGGACGTGGTGACCGGCCGCGTCGCGGCCGAGCGGCTGCGCGAGCACGACCCAGCCAAACCGTTTTTTATGAAAGTGTCCTTTTGCGGGCCGCATAAGCCCTACGAAGCGCCGCAGCGGTACCTCGACCTATTTCCCATGCAGCGGGTGGACGATTTTCTTCTGCCCGATGGGCAGTCGCTGACCGGCGCGCAGAAGGAAGCGCTGTGGAGACAGCGCCGCGCGGCGCGGGCGATGCTCCGGCTGATCGACGATCAGATCGGTATGCTGCTTTCCATATTGGAGGAGCGGGATATGCTGGAGGATACGCTCCTCCTGTTTACCTCGGACCACGGCGATATGCTGGGCGACCACTTCATGCTGCAAAAGGGCGTGCCGTGGAGGCAAGCGCTGAATGTCCCGCTGGCGATCCGCTTGCCGGGCGCGGCGCCGATCGGCGAGAACACAGCGCCGGTGGAGCTGAGCGATCTCGCGGCGACGATGCTCGACTACGCGGGCCTTGCGCCCGCGCAGGCGCTCAGCCGGAGCTGGCCCGCCTATAACGATATCATCCCGAGCCGCTCGCTGCTGCCGGTTTTGCGCGGTGAAACGGACGCGGTGCGCGCGTTTGCTTTTTCCGAATGTGATTTTACCGAGGAACGCGCGCCCGGCGTGACGGCTGGAAGCGGTGATGCGCAGCCGAGGCGGGCGCGGCCGCTCAAACGCGTGGCAATGTATTACCACCCATGGAAGCAAATATATCAAGTATCTGGGTTACCGGCTGGGCGAAGCGCCTGCCGAAGAGTTTTACGATCTGCTGCTCGACCCGGACGAAACGAAAAACCGTATCGCGGACCCCGCGTACCGCGCGCCGGTCGACGAGGCGCGGCAGCGCCTGCAATACATGGTCGACCACTATCCGCCCGCGCAAAAAACGTGGGCCGAAGGTTTCTTGCCCTGTTAAGCTTACCTCTTCTTCTTTTTCCTTCTATTCGGGCAAAGCCCCGGCGGACCAAACGGTCCGCCGGGGCTTTGCGGGTTTTCGCGCGCTTAACGCGGGGCGTTCGCGGCGCGCTGGGCAAGCACGCGGCGGGCCGCGTCCATAAATTCGGTTTCACGGGCGGAGAAAAAGGCGCGTATGGCGTCACAGTAAAAATTTAG
- a CDS encoding sugar phosphate isomerase/epimerase family protein, producing the protein MRPALNGATAMKYPLETEIPAAAAAGFEGLELWWDKVVAFMEAHTAKELKTLLEENRIKAIGICPFAFSPFRETAQCRADIARGLEIASVIGCNMLTICPYGRPIEMSKEKARQAYAEELRVLTAMAAEHGVRLAIEPISGHTLIPGPLETLDLIGRAGNPDNLGTLVDTFHYSRTGVDVETVREIPLDKLFIVHVNDSEAGEGESLADPDRLYPTEGVLDLAGYMENLRATGYDGYLSVEVFRRSYWEEPIETICDRAMKSYKAICAL; encoded by the coding sequence ATGAGACCGGCACTGAATGGCGCGACAGCGATGAAATACCCGCTGGAAACCGAGATACCCGCGGCTGCCGCCGCCGGCTTTGAGGGGCTCGAGCTGTGGTGGGACAAGGTAGTGGCCTTTATGGAAGCGCACACGGCAAAGGAACTGAAAACGCTTTTGGAGGAAAACCGGATCAAAGCGATCGGCATTTGCCCGTTTGCGTTTTCTCCGTTCCGGGAGACCGCGCAGTGCCGGGCCGATATCGCGCGCGGCCTAGAGATCGCATCCGTGATTGGCTGCAATATGCTGACCATTTGTCCCTACGGCAGGCCGATCGAGATGAGCAAGGAAAAGGCGCGGCAGGCCTACGCCGAGGAGCTGCGCGTGCTGACCGCGATGGCGGCGGAGCACGGCGTGCGTCTGGCGATCGAACCGATCAGCGGCCACACGCTGATTCCCGGCCCGCTGGAAACGCTCGACCTGATCGGGCGGGCGGGCAATCCCGATAACCTTGGCACGCTGGTCGATACCTTTCACTATTCGCGCACGGGCGTGGATGTGGAAACGGTGCGCGAGATCCCGCTGGACAAGCTGTTCATCGTCCATGTAAACGACAGCGAGGCGGGCGAGGGCGAAAGTCTGGCCGATCCGGACCGCCTATATCCGACCGAAGGCGTACTCGACCTCGCGGGCTATATGGAGAACCTGCGCGCGACCGGCTACGACGGCTACCTGTCGGTCGAGGTGTTCCGCCGCTCTTATTGGGAAGAGCCGATCGAGACCATATGCGACAGAGCGATGAAGAGCTACAAGGCGATTTGCGCGCTGTAA
- a CDS encoding sulfatase produces MKTIFILCDTLNRRMLSAYGGDDPAMTPNIDRLARRSVVFDSHWCGSAPCMPARRDIMTGRLNFLEKPWGAMEPFDQSLQSVLSAEKNIHTQMFSDHAHYVIPGGENYTKGFTAWEVNRGQEGDPVWTRPCESGIRPDTPPAGFKGTWSEAERENRSRFRTEYDYPSVKTMWHAAEWLEDNHGADNFFLWVEAFDPHEPYDCPKYYLDLYEKAGDYDGPDYTHPSYAPNEFTPEETAHLRRRCKALTTMTDRHLGEILDVLDRHDLWKDTMVVLTTDHGYHLGEHGFMAKNYMAPYNEVFHIPLLIAAPGVSPGRCGAVTQNIDVMPTVMEYFGISEQTLQYPLHGRSLLPLLRRQAEAVRDGALYGYFGKQVAWTDGKYTYFRAAKDKQNQPLYVYTAMPTVLRQTYGANDAVQVADYGRIEMGRFLSWTDYPVYRFPADIIHWGNASQEFVGRSPYNEQTLLFDIEADYAQERPVKDAALEAEMAQKLRACLAAHDAPPEQYERLGL; encoded by the coding sequence GTGAAAACGATCTTTATTCTCTGCGATACGCTCAACCGCCGCATGCTTTCGGCCTACGGCGGGGACGATCCGGCCATGACGCCCAATATCGACCGGCTGGCCCGCCGGTCGGTCGTGTTTGACAGCCACTGGTGCGGCTCCGCGCCTTGCATGCCCGCCCGCCGCGACATCATGACAGGGCGGCTGAATTTTCTGGAAAAGCCTTGGGGCGCAATGGAGCCGTTCGATCAGTCGCTGCAAAGCGTGCTGAGCGCGGAAAAGAACATACACACCCAAATGTTTTCCGACCACGCGCATTACGTCATTCCCGGCGGCGAGAACTATACCAAGGGCTTTACCGCGTGGGAGGTCAACCGCGGGCAGGAGGGCGACCCTGTTTGGACGCGCCCGTGTGAAAGCGGCATCCGGCCGGATACGCCGCCCGCGGGTTTCAAGGGCACGTGGTCGGAGGCGGAACGCGAAAACCGCTCCCGTTTCCGCACCGAGTATGATTATCCGAGCGTTAAAACCATGTGGCACGCCGCCGAATGGCTGGAGGACAACCATGGGGCGGATAACTTTTTCCTATGGGTAGAAGCGTTCGACCCGCACGAGCCATACGATTGCCCGAAATATTATCTGGATCTGTACGAGAAGGCGGGGGACTATGATGGGCCGGACTACACGCACCCCTCCTATGCACCCAATGAGTTCACGCCGGAGGAGACCGCGCATTTGCGCCGCCGCTGCAAGGCGCTGACCACGATGACCGACCGGCACCTCGGTGAGATCCTCGACGTGCTCGACCGGCACGATCTGTGGAAGGACACCATGGTCGTGCTGACAACCGATCACGGCTATCATTTGGGCGAGCACGGCTTCATGGCCAAAAACTATATGGCGCCCTATAACGAGGTGTTTCACATCCCGCTGCTGATCGCGGCGCCGGGCGTGTCGCCCGGCCGGTGCGGCGCGGTGACGCAAAATATCGACGTGATGCCCACGGTGATGGAGTACTTCGGCATTTCAGAGCAGACGCTGCAATACCCGCTGCATGGCCGCAGCTTGCTGCCGCTGCTGCGTCGACAGGCCGAAGCCGTGCGGGACGGCGCGCTGTACGGCTATTTCGGCAAGCAGGTCGCGTGGACGGACGGAAAATATACCTATTTCCGCGCCGCAAAGGATAAGCAAAATCAGCCCCTATACGTATACACCGCCATGCCGACCGTGCTGCGGCAGACCTACGGCGCGAACGACGCGGTTCAGGTTGCGGATTACGGCAGGATCGAAATGGGGCGTTTCTTATCATGGACGGATTACCCGGTCTACCGTTTCCCGGCGGATATCATCCATTGGGGCAACGCTTCGCAGGAATTTGTCGGCCGCTCGCCGTATAATGAGCAAACGCTATTGTTCGATATCGAAGCGGATTATGCGCAGGAACGTCCCGTCAAGGACGCGGCGCTGGAGGCTGAAATGGCGCAAAAGCTGCGCGCCTGTCTGGCCGCTCACGACGCGCCGCCCGAACAATATGAACGGCTGGGGTTGTAA
- a CDS encoding ABC transporter ATP-binding protein, with amino-acid sequence MRLTTWSTIRCKKEGTKCKRKKEAKVKVIGLTKKFGDLLVLDNLNFEVREGEFLCIVGPTGCGKTTFLNTLTKLYVPTAGEILVNGIPVDPKTQNISYIFQEYSAYPWLTVKENVMWGLKIKKVPAKEAEESAMEMLDIVGLTKFQDYYPGQISVSMLQRVVIARAFATRPELLLMDEPYGQLDIDLRFRLEDELLKLWERTGTTVLFITHNIEEAVYLGQNIMVLTNKPTSIKTVIQNPLPLPRDVMAQDFVELREHVTDLIKWW; translated from the coding sequence GTGAGATTAACGACGTGGTCGACCATACGCTGTAAGAAGGAGGGGACGAAATGCAAGAGAAAAAAAGAAGCAAAGGTCAAGGTGATCGGCCTGACCAAGAAATTCGGCGACCTCCTTGTGCTGGACAACCTGAATTTTGAGGTGCGGGAGGGCGAGTTTCTGTGTATCGTCGGCCCGACGGGCTGCGGCAAGACCACCTTTTTAAACACCCTAACCAAGCTGTATGTGCCGACCGCCGGTGAGATTCTGGTGAACGGCATTCCGGTCGATCCCAAAACGCAGAATATTTCGTACATATTCCAAGAGTATTCGGCCTATCCTTGGCTGACGGTCAAGGAGAACGTCATGTGGGGGCTGAAAATCAAGAAGGTGCCCGCAAAGGAAGCCGAGGAGAGCGCGATGGAGATGCTCGACATCGTCGGCCTGACCAAATTTCAGGACTACTATCCGGGTCAAATCTCGGTCTCCATGCTGCAGCGCGTGGTGATCGCGCGCGCCTTTGCCACGCGCCCCGAGCTGCTCCTGATGGACGAGCCGTACGGCCAGCTGGATATCGACCTGCGGTTCCGTTTGGAGGACGAGCTTTTAAAACTGTGGGAGCGCACGGGGACGACGGTTTTGTTTATCACGCATAATATTGAGGAAGCCGTTTACCTTGGCCAGAATATCATGGTGCTGACCAATAAGCCGACCTCGATCAAGACCGTGATACAAAATCCGCTGCCTCTGCCGCGCGACGTGATGGCGCAGGACTTTGTCGAGCTGCGCGAACATGTGACCGATCTGATCAAATGGTGGTAA
- a CDS encoding ABC transporter permease: MKTGKWKNNRYLLLSILSIAAGIFAWWLVTAGLGLVRSNILPSPDTIVRTFIKKLYDPNPEGGTLFVHLLSSLKVALSGYGLGVILGIPLGIIMAWYPRIEMTVRPVFDLVRTVPGVAWIPVMVSLAGIGLLSKALVIFISAMVATVINSYSGIKQTKEVHLWVGQTFGASNWELLTQIAIPSALPMIMTGCKIALGSAWTTLVAAELLASTKGIGYMIQQARGIYRLDIVIVGMIVIGLTGAALTGVITLIEKRVLKGGKY, from the coding sequence ATGAAAACCGGAAAGTGGAAAAACAATCGGTATCTGCTGCTCAGCATTCTTTCCATTGCGGCGGGTATCTTTGCGTGGTGGCTGGTCACGGCCGGATTGGGACTGGTCAGATCGAACATCCTGCCTTCGCCGGACACCATCGTCCGCACCTTTATCAAAAAACTGTACGATCCCAACCCGGAGGGCGGCACCCTGTTCGTGCACCTGCTGTCCAGCCTGAAGGTAGCGCTGTCGGGCTATGGGCTGGGCGTGATCCTCGGCATTCCGCTCGGCATTATCATGGCGTGGTATCCCCGCATTGAAATGACGGTGCGGCCGGTGTTCGATCTGGTCCGGACGGTGCCGGGCGTCGCTTGGATCCCTGTCATGGTATCGCTCGCCGGCATCGGCCTGCTGAGCAAGGCGCTGGTTATTTTTATCTCCGCCATGGTCGCCACGGTCATCAACAGCTATTCCGGCATCAAGCAGACCAAGGAGGTGCACCTGTGGGTCGGCCAGACCTTCGGCGCGTCCAACTGGGAGCTGCTGACACAGATCGCCATACCATCGGCGCTGCCCATGATCATGACCGGCTGCAAGATCGCCCTCGGCTCGGCTTGGACGACGCTGGTCGCGGCGGAGCTGCTCGCTTCGACCAAGGGCATCGGTTATATGATCCAGCAGGCGCGCGGCATTTACCGGCTGGATATCGTGATCGTCGGCATGATTGTGATCGGCCTGACCGGCGCGGCGCTGACCGGCGTGATCACGTTGATCGAAAAGCGCGTGCTGAAGGGAGGAAAATACTGA
- a CDS encoding ABC transporter substrate-binding protein: MKKNMGKRLLSVMMASATMMGVLSGCGDSADAPSGDTAGAGGASSKPLVVGVQSSIISLPTVYAKEKGYFDDLGLDVELVIFPNGSPENEGLAAEQLDIASNGLASVFSMASGLCAWVGETDTIGDSTWLFARPDNAVFAHQGEIAEHPDMYGSADTLKGQQILGPTSTIQQHMAAAYMNQFGLTAGKDYEFLNMDNSAAAQAFLAGEGDMIGVSDFSFVEQMEKAGMKKVASYQDATGGEFLNGILARYDVLEERRADVVLFLKGMYKAAEELQSNPDVRKEFAYNFYNDNGKTTSEEALDQEIASRTYVTPSYMQADDYVLGYGMVGTGEFFASIGTIEESQVDNVKNAIDGSLIKDALDIEVKTAG; encoded by the coding sequence ATGAAAAAGAATATGGGAAAGCGGCTGCTCAGCGTCATGATGGCTTCCGCTACGATGATGGGCGTTTTATCCGGCTGTGGGGACAGCGCTGATGCGCCTTCCGGAGATACCGCGGGCGCGGGCGGCGCCAGCAGCAAGCCGCTGGTGGTGGGTGTTCAGTCCTCCATCATTTCGTTGCCTACCGTTTACGCCAAAGAAAAAGGATATTTTGACGATTTGGGGCTCGATGTGGAGCTGGTGATCTTCCCGAACGGCTCTCCGGAAAATGAAGGGCTCGCGGCGGAGCAGCTCGATATCGCGTCCAACGGGCTGGCTTCGGTGTTCTCCATGGCCTCCGGTCTGTGCGCATGGGTCGGTGAGACCGATACGATCGGAGACAGCACGTGGCTGTTCGCGCGGCCGGACAACGCGGTGTTTGCGCATCAGGGCGAAATCGCCGAGCACCCCGATATGTACGGCAGCGCCGATACCTTGAAGGGCCAGCAGATCTTAGGGCCGACCAGCACCATCCAGCAGCACATGGCGGCGGCTTACATGAATCAGTTCGGCCTGACCGCGGGCAAGGATTATGAATTCCTGAACATGGACAACTCGGCCGCCGCGCAGGCTTTTCTTGCGGGCGAGGGCGATATGATCGGCGTTTCGGATTTTTCCTTTGTCGAGCAGATGGAAAAGGCGGGCATGAAAAAGGTAGCCAGCTATCAGGATGCGACCGGCGGTGAATTTCTCAACGGTATTCTGGCGCGGTACGACGTGCTGGAGGAGCGCCGCGCGGATGTCGTGCTGTTCCTAAAGGGCATGTACAAGGCGGCGGAAGAGCTGCAGAGCAATCCGGATGTGCGCAAGGAATTTGCTTACAATTTCTATAACGACAACGGCAAGACAACCTCGGAAGAGGCGCTGGATCAGGAGATCGCCTCCCGCACCTATGTTACGCCCAGCTACATGCAGGCGGATGATTACGTGCTGGGATACGGCATGGTAGGCACCGGCGAGTTCTTTGCTTCCATCGGTACGATCGAGGAATCGCAGGTGGACAATGTCAAAAACGCGATCGACGGCAGCCTGATCAAGGACGCGTTGGATATCGAGGTAAAAACCGCAGGTTAA
- a CDS encoding ABC transporter ATP-binding protein, with protein sequence MEQNILIHCDHVSKQFDTPEGVFKVIEDLDIQVRENEFLVLFGPGQCGKSTILNTIAGFEQVTEGQITVNGEKVTKPGPERGMVFQTTALFPWLKVMGNVEYGPRMRGVRKEERRRRAQHYIDLVGLQGFENAYPIKLSGGMKQRVGIARAYCNEPLVMLMDEPFGHLDAQTRYLMQEELTRIWQQEKRTVIFVTNNIEEAVYLADRILVLRNCPTGVKAAYEIDLPRPRSYTDPAFLRLRREINDVVDHTL encoded by the coding sequence ATGGAACAGAACATTTTGATCCACTGCGACCATGTGAGCAAGCAGTTTGACACGCCGGAAGGCGTATTCAAGGTCATCGAAGATCTGGATATTCAGGTGCGTGAAAACGAATTTCTCGTGCTGTTCGGACCCGGACAGTGCGGCAAGTCGACCATTCTGAACACCATCGCCGGTTTTGAACAGGTGACGGAGGGGCAGATTACGGTAAACGGCGAAAAGGTGACAAAGCCCGGCCCGGAACGCGGCATGGTATTTCAAACAACGGCGCTGTTTCCATGGCTCAAGGTCATGGGCAATGTGGAATACGGCCCGCGTATGCGCGGCGTGCGCAAGGAGGAGCGCCGCCGCCGCGCGCAGCACTATATCGATCTGGTCGGCTTGCAGGGCTTTGAAAACGCTTATCCGATCAAGCTGTCCGGCGGCATGAAGCAGCGTGTCGGCATCGCGCGCGCTTATTGCAACGAGCCGCTTGTGATGCTGATGGACGAGCCCTTCGGCCATCTGGACGCGCAAACGCGCTACCTGATGCAAGAGGAGCTGACCCGCATTTGGCAGCAGGAAAAGCGCACGGTCATCTTTGTGACGAATAATATTGAAGAGGCAGTTTATCTGGCCGACCGTATTCTGGTGCTGCGCAACTGCCCGACCGGCGTGAAGGCGGCGTATGAGATCGACCTGCCGCGTCCGCGCAGCTATACCGACCCGGCGTTTTTGCGCCTGCGGCGTGAGATTAACGACGTGGTCGACCATACGCTGTAA
- a CDS encoding anaerobic sulfatase maturase gives MPPVNLLAKPSSSACNMRCKYCFYHAIASARDTAFEGMLSDEALEHLIQSGMAYADGLCSFAFQGGEPTLAGLPFYQKAVKLQKKYARPGLAVSNALQTNGLVIDEEWAKFLHDEHFLVGLSLDGPAEIHDRNRIDAEGKGTWSRVMRAARLLAQHGVDYNVLCVVTGGNARAIEKIYRFYRKQGFRYLQFIPCLEPLERERGSEPYHLSVKDYGHFLIRIFDLWYADLLRGDYVSIRHLDNWLLLALGEAPEVCTMCGKCSIQFVVEGDGGVYPCDFYVYDEWRLGTLGERPLAEFAACETAKRFLNASHPIPEQCRACRWGALCRNGCRRDRVAPADGGAPLNFYCDAIRAFFSARETEFMDAARRVLAQRAANAPR, from the coding sequence ATGCCTCCGGTCAATTTGCTGGCCAAGCCCAGCTCCTCCGCGTGCAACATGCGGTGCAAGTACTGCTTTTATCACGCGATCGCCAGCGCGAGAGACACCGCGTTTGAAGGCATGCTGTCGGACGAAGCGCTCGAGCACCTGATCCAAAGCGGTATGGCATATGCCGACGGCTTGTGTTCCTTTGCGTTTCAAGGCGGCGAACCCACGCTTGCCGGTCTGCCATTTTATCAAAAGGCGGTCAAGCTTCAAAAAAAGTATGCAAGGCCAGGGCTTGCCGTTTCCAACGCTTTGCAGACTAACGGATTGGTGATCGACGAGGAATGGGCGAAATTCCTGCATGACGAGCATTTTCTTGTCGGCCTTTCGCTGGACGGCCCGGCGGAAATCCACGACCGCAACCGTATCGACGCGGAGGGCAAGGGCACATGGAGCCGCGTCATGCGCGCCGCCCGGCTGCTTGCGCAGCACGGGGTGGATTATAATGTGCTTTGCGTCGTTACCGGCGGCAACGCGCGGGCGATCGAAAAAATCTACCGTTTTTATCGCAAGCAAGGCTTTCGGTACTTACAGTTTATTCCCTGCTTGGAGCCGCTCGAGCGGGAGCGCGGCAGCGAACCCTACCATCTATCCGTCAAGGATTACGGTCATTTCCTGATCCGTATTTTTGATCTGTGGTACGCCGATCTGCTGCGCGGCGACTATGTCAGCATCCGCCATTTGGATAACTGGCTGCTGCTCGCGCTGGGCGAAGCGCCCGAGGTATGCACCATGTGCGGCAAGTGCAGCATCCAATTCGTGGTGGAGGGCGACGGCGGCGTTTATCCATGCGATTTCTATGTATATGACGAGTGGCGGCTGGGCACGCTGGGCGAGCGTCCGCTGGCCGAGTTCGCCGCCTGTGAAACGGCCAAGCGATTTCTCAACGCGTCCCACCCCATTCCAGAACAGTGCCGTGCATGCCGCTGGGGCGCGCTTTGCCGCAACGGCTGCCGCCGGGACCGTGTCGCGCCGGCCGATGGCGGCGCGCCGCTAAATTTTTACTGTGACGCCATACGCGCCTTTTTCTCCGCCCGTGAAACCGAATTTATGGACGCGGCCCGCCGCGTGCTTGCCCAGCGCGCCGCGAACGCCCCGCGTTAA
- a CDS encoding ABC transporter permease, with the protein MTAFWNKNGRKVAYGAGGLLLFGLIWFLATNGTELGKILPDPVTVLQKFFASFVEPIGTKTMVFHILTSLRRMLLPYLVACAAGILLGVIMGWYKPLEAIVKPYIELIRPIPPIAWIPLSIAWFGFAEMSKYFLIFLACFPTITINTYSGVRSVDETIVRAAKMLGAKDRQLFTTIVMPSTVPYIFAGLQVAIGSSWATIVAAEMIRSSEGVGWLIISGQETSNMPQVLVGIVAIALTGLVLVSIMRQLEARLCAWNERGQ; encoded by the coding sequence ATGACGGCATTCTGGAATAAAAACGGCCGCAAGGTAGCCTATGGCGCGGGCGGCCTGCTGCTGTTCGGCCTGATTTGGTTCTTGGCGACGAACGGCACCGAGCTGGGCAAGATACTGCCCGACCCGGTGACGGTGCTGCAAAAGTTTTTCGCCTCCTTTGTCGAGCCGATCGGTACCAAGACCATGGTCTTTCATATTCTGACCAGCCTGCGCCGCATGCTGCTGCCGTATCTGGTGGCCTGCGCGGCGGGAATCCTTCTGGGCGTTATTATGGGCTGGTACAAGCCGCTCGAAGCGATCGTAAAGCCCTATATCGAGCTGATACGGCCCATCCCGCCGATCGCGTGGATCCCGCTGTCGATCGCGTGGTTCGGCTTCGCGGAGATGAGCAAGTATTTTCTGATCTTTCTGGCCTGCTTTCCGACCATTACCATTAATACTTATTCGGGCGTGCGCTCGGTCGATGAAACCATCGTGCGCGCGGCCAAGATGCTGGGCGCAAAGGACCGGCAGCTGTTCACCACGATCGTCATGCCCTCCACCGTGCCGTATATTTTCGCCGGTCTTCAAGTGGCCATCGGCAGCAGCTGGGCCACCATCGTCGCGGCTGAAATGATCCGCTCCTCGGAAGGCGTGGGCTGGCTCATCATCAGCGGACAGGAGACCAGCAACATGCCGCAGGTGCTGGTCGGCATCGTGGCCATCGCGCTGACCGGTCTGGTGCTGGTATCGATCATGCGGCAGCTGGAAGCCCGGCTTTGCGCCTGGAATGAGAGGGGACAGTAA